The Stigmatella aurantiaca DW4/3-1 genome contains the following window.
ATCCGTGTCGTGGACCGCACCGGTTCCGTTGCTGGGCACGGTGCGCTGTGTGCGGGCGTCGTCCCTGCCGTTGTCCAATCGTCTGTCGGCCATGGTGATGAATCTCCAATCGTGGGCTTGGGTAGGCCGCGCCATGAATGCAGGGCGCGGCGGGCCAAGGCTGACGACTGCGTCCGCTCTCACCAAGGGGAGCACGGAAGGGATCCGCCCTTCTGTCCGCTCACGTGCAGGCAACCCGTCCCGGCAGCCCACCGGTGGACATCGGATCCGCCCGCTGGTCAACGGATGCGCGGCTTATCCCGCGGCGAGCGACTCGCCCAGCCGTGCCAGGCCCTCGAAGCTCTCCAACTCGCCGCTGGCCTCGGGCGCGGCCACCGCCACGGAGCCCTTGGGCAGGTTCTTCGCGAGCTGCATCAGCAGGGACCGGTGCTCCTGGGCCCGGACCCGCTCCCGCTGTGCCAGTCGCTCCAGCGCCTCCACACCGGCCCGCGCCGCCGCGTCTCCGGGGGGAACATGGCGCGTCAGGTCCTGCGGCGAGGGCAGGGACTCCTCGCGCGCCCAGCTGCGGTTGAGCACGTAGCCGGCACACGGCAAGCCGCGCTCCGTCAACGTCTGCTGGAAGAAGCGCACCTCTTCCAACGCCGCCGCCTCGGGCGAGGTGACGAGCAGGAAGGTGGCTTCCGCCGAGGACAGCCGCTCGCGCAGCCGGTCCGAGCGCAGGCGGATGCCAGCGAACAGCCCACTCGTGGCGCCGATGAAGGAGCGCAGGTCCGTCGTGAAGGGCTCGCCGAACAGGGTGCCCAGCACGTTGCCGATGAGCCGCGTGGCCCGCCGCCACAGGCCGCCCCCGGAGGTCTCCTGAGGGCCGAAGAGCGCCACCACGCGATCATCCAGGAAGCGCGCCAGGCGCCCGGGGGCGTCGAGGAAGTCCAGCGCGTGCCGGCTCGGGGGCGTGTCCAGCACGATGAGCTCGTGCTGGCCCTCGTGGATGTATTGATCGAGCGCCTCGGCTGCCGCGTACTCCTGGATGCCGGCCACCAGCTCCGAGAGGAAGCCGTAGAAGCGGTGCTCCAGGATGATGCGCACCGCCTCGGGCGTGGAGGACAGCCGCCGCACCATGCGCTCGAAGACGATGCCGGGATCCAGCATCCACACGTCCAACTGGCCTTTGCCCGTGGCGGTGCTCCCGTGGAGGATGTGGGGGGCCACGGTGGTGGGCTCCGAGCCGCTCTCGGGCAGGCCCATGGCCTCCGCGAGCCGCCGCGCCGGATCAATGGTGAGCACCAGCACCTTGCGCCCCGCCCGCGCCGCGGCCACGCCCAGCGCCGCCGCCGT
Protein-coding sequences here:
- a CDS encoding ArsA family ATPase, whose product is MSLGAVLRNKRVLVLCGAGGVGKTTTAAALGVAAARAGRKVLVLTIDPARRLAEAMGLPESGSEPTTVAPHILHGSTATGKGQLDVWMLDPGIVFERMVRRLSSTPEAVRIILEHRFYGFLSELVAGIQEYAAAEALDQYIHEGQHELIVLDTPPSRHALDFLDAPGRLARFLDDRVVALFGPQETSGGGLWRRATRLIGNVLGTLFGEPFTTDLRSFIGATSGLFAGIRLRSDRLRERLSSAEATFLLVTSPEAAALEEVRFFQQTLTERGLPCAGYVLNRSWAREESLPSPQDLTRHVPPGDAAARAGVEALERLAQRERVRAQEHRSLLMQLAKNLPKGSVAVAAPEASGELESFEGLARLGESLAAG